A region of the Aphelocoma coerulescens isolate FSJ_1873_10779 chromosome 1, UR_Acoe_1.0, whole genome shotgun sequence genome:
TgattgtttaaaagaaaacaaacgcAGCAAAACCACCTAGTTTCCACAATAGCAAAACTGGTTTTGTACAAGGCATTTCCACTAGAAAAATTGGAAGAATttgcatataaaaataaatgctatAACAAATGACTGTCAGAAATTGCAACCCTTGAGTGAAATCACAGGCCCTGCGGGAAATGGAACACAAACATACAGCAATGCCACGTGGCTGTCTCTGAATTCAATTTGTTCAGAAAGCAGCTGAGGTTTTCCCATGGAGAGCAGAGTGTTCTGAGTGGTCAGTCTTTCCCAGATACACAGTTACTCTACATCTAATATTTGAACTTCATATCAGTTGCCaaaattttcttctcagttttgAACTGGAAAACCAATGAATACCTGTGTGCAGTTGTTGCCTATTTCATGTGCTCTGTTGTGTTGTTGTCCATCCATCTGTTTCTTGTCCAAAGATTgtctgttttctttgctttctttgaaCTGGTGTTACTTGATTTTAAAGTTAGTATTAGCTCACAGCCCTATTTACCAGAAGCCTAATCAATAGCTGACTGCCAAACTGGCAGAATAAGTGTGGGTGTTATTTTGAAAACTGCCTGTAACTCCCTTATGGCTTTATTAAACAGGTCATTGAAATTTTCAGCAATACGCCAAAataatttgggggaaaatattATTAACTTGTCTTGAAGACTATAAACCTTTCAGTATCCTCTGTTTAGGTACATGAAATGAATATGAGAATGCTTTGACGGTGGGAGCCTGTTGGATGTTGTAGAAAGCCCTCACATAGGTGATTTTGACACAGCAATAAAATTAGAGATAACACTTGAAGAATTTCAGAGGATGTTAGCATGAATGACTTGTGGGCCAAGAGATGTTTAATTTACATGCTGATTTGAAATGCTATTTCAGGGGGTTCTtaatttgttgtttttgttgttttattctgTTTATCTTTTAACTTCTGTTACCTAGACAATTTAAGAACCTAAACCAGtagttttatatttaaaaattaaagaattaatTATCATATGTATAATATCTAAACATCATAGATTGCTGCTGACTGTAATAATCTTTCCTAGCCTATACCCTGTTACTATGTTAATATGTGgtatgtttttattatttcagtagAAAAACAACAAGAGAACAAAGaagttgaaaataaaaaagtagaaaaagacagcaaaaatgaacaagaaaaagaagtttcacttaaagaagaaaattctcATTCAGCTGCTAATGGAGAAGTCACTGTGAAAGGACTTAGTAACTTGGGGAATACATGTTTCTTTAATGCAGTGATGCAGGTACAGGACTTGTTGCTGTTTTTAGAAAAACTttgaataagaaagaagccacaaacaaaatgaaaaacagcCCACAACAGCCTTGCCCCCAGCATTTTACAGTGACACAATTAGAACGTGATTTGTTTATCTGCCAGGAATGATGGCTTCTTTCTAAAAATAGTGTGTTGGCCCAGAGAAATCCGAAGAAATGGAGCTGCAGGTTCAGACTTGCTCTAAGGGGAAATACAATAAACTGCCTTGTCCTTGAGGGAGGGCATTTTTCACTGACATAAAATTAGCATGCCAACTTctagttattttttaaaaatatgaaatagtCTGACACATCACCCTTTTGGCTTCTTAGACTGTAAGAGATGAGTACTCAAAGACTATGGGTGTTTATTGCAATAAAAATGTCTCAGCTACAGAAAGTCAAAAGTTAATATTGGATGAAAAAAACAGGATGAGCATGTTGCAGCCATTGCCATCTGGTGTGACTTCTTCACCTGAGAAGCGTAGAATAAACTTGTTCTTTCATGTGTATTGAAACTGACATGTGATCTTGTTCTCTGTGGCACTTGATACTGAGGTTTTTACTCAAACAAAATTCCCACTGTACTTGCAGATTTTAGTAAACTGCTTTTGATTTACTTATAAACACTTTTTAAACCAAGCAAATACCCACACTGCATTTTATCTTTTGATGTTTTTGAAACAGACCCTAGTAAATACACTTGTCAAAAGATCAGTCTGTTGAAGAATAATATATTTAGGGTTTCTGCAATCTGAAGTAATGTTTATAGAGGGCATTGGAAGTCCCCATTAGCTGTATGAAATTCACCTTTAAGTCTTAAACACAGATGGAGATTCTAGAGTGGTAGTTAACCACGTTAGTTCTGTGTTTGGGAAAATAAATTGCTGCTAAACTGGCTGCTACAAATTCCATGACTAGCAGAGTTCCGCTGCCCTTCCTGTTGTCCCCATTTTCCAATCTCTTTGTCTTTTATATTCTACAGAATTTATCACAAACTCCAGTCCTGAGGGAGCTGCTTAAAGAAGCTAAAATGCCTGGCACAACAGTTAAAATTGAGTCACCTGAGATATGCATGGTAATATGCTTTGACCTCTGTAGTGTGTGCTCACCTTCCAGTTAAGGAAACAAGCAATATTTATCTCTCGATTTTAAAGCTGTTCCAGCTAAATACTAACAAGATTAAGATGCAAAAGTCAGCAGGAACTTCACCACTGATTTCCATAAAGCTGCTTCTGAAGTCAGTGGAGGTATTTTGTTCACAATGTAAGAGCAGTGATTCAATACTCTGTTGTAGAAGGAGTGCTTGCATTATGATGATGTTATATAAAGGATGAAAATGTGTAACTCTTGCTATAGTATCACTTGTCTAAATGCAAAATAGGAAACTAGAGGATGTCTGTAGCACTAACTTAAATAACACACCTGTCACTACAGTGAGAGATTTGGATGCACAATTCCTTTATCAGAAATCGGGGTTTTTTCCTAGTAAAGGCTAAAAATCCAGACTTTGAACTGAACAATAAATAACTGAGTTTTGCTGTCATTTCATGATAAGCCATGCATTGTTTTTGTCAGGTTAACTTACTGCCATTTTGGAATTTTGTGTATTCTATTTGACAATAATGTTTTCAggaactgaaaaggaaaaacttaCTGCTGAAGAATCTGTCACTGAATTAAGGCAAAACAGctctgttgcttttctttcaaacAGGAACCTCAGCTAATAAAACTAGATCAGCCAGGTCCTTTAACACTAGCCATGCATCAGTTCATGACAGAAATGCAAGAGACAAAAAAAGGGGTAGTGACTCCTAAGGAACTTTTTGCTCAGGTTTGTAAAAAGTGAGTATCTGTACAATTGTATGTCATAGTGAGTATGAAAAACTTTATTGTTGGAAAGACTGtcagtttttcctcttttttttatcTCTAGCTCAGAACACAGCATATAAAATTTGTAGAATACTTGACAATTTTTGAAAGAAGAGTAAAATATAAATGAATAGCAGTAAAATGAAAGATACTTAGTGACATACTGATGAGCTGGCTtcatatttttagaaaatagtATATGTAGACACGTGTTGCTTTTGTATACATACATTCTGGAGACTTTGTCCATGTGTGTTTGGTGTGAGTTGTTTTTGCTGTGTTTATCTCTGAGTTCAGTTATACCTTACAATTTCATTTAACAGAGCAATACGATTTAAAGGTTATCAGCCGCAAGACAGTCATGAATTGCTTCGTTACTTACTTGATGGAATGAGAACAGAAGAAATTCAGGTGAGTGCTAAAGTCATAGTTGTGCATACCTTTCTTCTTCGTACCCCAGACCCAGCCTCTTTCTCCTGCTGAGGGGAGAAAAAGCATACTTTCTGAGATATGTCAGCCTCCGTAGAGTGGTTGTGCTGCCCATAGCACTTAACTTGAAGCATATTAGCAAAGAGAACCTGCAGAAAAAGTGGGTGTGGAGTATATGTAGTCACCCTAAAGAATGTCCTTATGTCTTCATTTCTGAATGCACTTGTAGAAATTCCATGGgctttttttgccagttttaatTTGGGCAATCCTTAGACTGATTTTCTTACATACTAATTGGAACATTATGGTTGCACCTTGTTtccagttgattttttttctgttatctaCAGGAACTATTGTGTAGTTCTACAGgtatttgtgttgtttgtatTGATTCTCTTAATTGATGAAGATTATACTTTTTCCTCCATCTGAAACACATTGTAAAATGAAGTCGTTAAGTGAATTAGTTAGGAAATTTTACGGAGtgtatttgttttgaaaatttcaGCAAATAAGTGTTGGAATACTAAAGGCGATGAGTGACTCtaacaaagaaaatgaagaagaacttaaaaagaaaattaaaggtaAAATAAATCATCACAGCATCAGTAACTTGTAAAATCTCGCTTTTGTTGAAGTATATAAAGTAACATTAATAGAATCAACTAAAAGATACATGTCTAATTGTACAACTTTTTGCCACCTCTTGAACATGTGTGCATCTAGAATAAGAGGCTCAATAGTTTTAGTCTATATTTAAATGTCTTGCTGAATGCCACTTGGTGGCATTTCCTTCTTAACAGAATAAGAGAGAGTTGATTCTGTAGACATCATACATTAAAATATGTTTGGGCAGTGATTGATCATTCAAACATGTAAGAAGTTAAAATACCAGCATGTGAATATAATTTATGCAGCTGCTAATAGTCCATTGTTACTTAAAAGTggtataaaaaaatttaaataatgaacagagaaatttttaaacttttcaatGTGACTTAGGAGGTGAGTTGCCAATTTAAATTCAGACTACGTGTTATTCTGAAATTACAACTTGAGgaaattggttttgtttgtcaGACAAAAGTTGGTGCTTGTTTTTTTAAGTTCAGATAGTTGTTTTAGTCCTGAGAGAAAACGAGTTCTTACTGAGATGCAGTACTTCTGAGAAAATAGGGAAATGCATTTGAGCAGAGAAAGTGGTAGGGTATCGTTTAACCAAGCTGTCTTCTGCAAATGTGTTTTCTCCCCACTCTTTTGATACACAAAAGATTCTTAATTTAAGAGTCTTGCTGTACTTGCTATCCTGAGGAAACCAGAACAGGCCAACATGTTCCATCATACATCTTGCATGTtatattctcctttttttatttgttttgcgGTAATGATATTGGTTGCTAGTGTATTGTATGTAATATTATTAATTTTACTATGTGCTTTTTGAATTCTCagaatatgaaaagaaaaatggaatacGAAGTTTTGTAGATCGAATCTTTGGTGGAGAATTAACCAGCACAATTATGTGTGAGGAATGCAGAACTGTAAGTAAACTGCCTGCTCTGAATAACCTAGAGTGTAATGTCCTGTAATCTGCAGGAGAACCCCAAAGCGACTGTATGTAGAAATAAGACTTGACTAGCTGCGTGCTTTTCAAAAAGCAGCATTATTTGGCTGGAATCTTACTTCCCTTGTTAATCTTTCAGTTCCTTTCAAAAGCCTTCCAGAAAAACAGGTCAGCAGCAAGCTGCCTCTGCCAGAATTCCCTCCTAGATTCTCAGTGAACACCTTCCAGTGGTACAGATCGTAGAGCAAATTAATTGTTATGGGgccctttccttttttattcaGGGGGTTACATTGTCCCCTTTCCCACAATGAAAAGACCATGGAATTGCCAGGAGGACAGTGAAGAAAGCACTGCTGCTGGGATAATATATCCTGAGAATGAAGTAATTGAGTGTATTAGCAAGTGGGCTAGTTGGATATCATGATAGATTACAGCTATGAGTCTCTTAGGCCTTAAGGTGCAGTATCACTAGATAACTaaaattcataaaaatatttcctgctcATTTCTATGGTAATGGGACTGCTGGATTTTAGTCAGTGGAAGCTATTTGTGGAGGTAAATGAGCTGTGTTTTACAGTTGTGGGCACAAGTGAAAGCAGGCCTTGAATGTAAACATGCAAATACACCTATTGACAGCAAGCCAGCTGCTTCCAAACAAACTTAAATCGGACTCTTGATAATTCATTTAAAGGTATCCTTGGTCCATGAGCCTTTCCTTGATTTGTCACTTCCCATACTAGATGTTCAGGTAAGAAATAGTACTTTATGGcctatattttttttgtttatatgGAAACACTTATTATACAATCATTAGGAACAGCATTTAAGCATCTTTCTAAAAGTCTCTTTTGCAAATCAAAATTGCACAGAAAGATAAAGAATAAGATTTTTCATGAGAGTCATTCCTGTAAGTTGTGGTTCATAAATTGTCTCTGGAAAATCACACAGGTTGTTTGAgttctttgggggttttttgtcacTTTTTTCGTCCATTTTCCTGCACTGAGTCCAAGAACACTTCTAATATTCAGGGTATGGAATAAAGTTAAGAAATGTTGATAGGATAGTATGTGAATACTTATTTGATCGATCTCCAGACACTCAAAGTATGTgatttgctttgtgttttgtaTTGATAATCTGTATATGTAATATTTCACATTTGTGTAGTAGCACTGCTTACTCATAAATAAGCCAAAAGGATCACGACTTCTGCCACAAACAAGTTTCATTTTagcagaagcaaaaaaattCTGTGGCAGGACATTCAACTGAAAATGTCTCTGCTTGTGTAAAACATGACTCTTCAATGCATTTAATGAGATCGGTTAGAGGCAAAGGTGATGTTGCCCCTTTACACGTTCAGAATTTGGCCATCAATAGCCTTGCTCTTACAGGCTGTTTCATTCCACAAGTCCTTGTTTCATACGGACTCTGTGGAGTGAGACACTCCTTCCATTAACACCAGGGTGTGAGTTAGTTGCATGTTACATCATTAAAATGTTATATTTGAGCTGAAAACTCAGATAACATCTCTATTTCTGTGGTTGTTCtgtggctttttgggttttgtagAAAGTGAAAAttacaaagagagaaaacattaaagaaaacaaagaaaaggaatCCGAAGATGAAGAGGATAAAATCAATGACCATTACCTTAAGCAGAAAGATGAGCCCCCTGGTATAAGTAAGCACCTTCAGAAGAAAGTGAAGAAGCAGGCCAGAAAACAAGCCAAGGTTGGTTTGGATAGGTATTTCACTTTGTGCTTGCTATTTCTGTTAAAATAtattggttttgtttccttagTTTACATGAAGGAGGAGACAGCTTAAAATTTCTCCTCCTTCAAATGCACAACTGAAAAGACTTAATTACACCCATGTCTTTGCTGTTAAGATGTTCTGTTGAGCATTGGTTTGTAGGAATAATATAGTATCCAGCAGAATTTGTTGCTTGTCTGAAGTAGCCTTAATCTGTATCAGACTGTTTTCCAGTCATTGATTGCAAGAATATTCACAAAACTTTAGAATGCAGACATAAGAAAGGATCAGGAAGATAGCAAGGGAACAATTAGCTGTATTTTGATGATACTGCTTAACAAGGAGCAACAGGAACTATGTCTGAGTGAGGGTAAGTTCCGTATTAGTGGAACTGATCACCTCTGATCATTAAATCATAGATTATTCTTCCCTCTCTTGCCTTATGCATCTGCATCTATGGTATGCAACAAACATTCTGATAAAGAAGTGGTAAGAAATGCTGAATATAATTCATACTTACTTTGTGTTTTGTACTCTTGTTTCTATGTATTCAAATGTGCAGAGCCAGCGCCGGCAGCAAAAACTTCAAGGAAAGATGCTTCACTTGTCAGATCTCTGTGCAACTGAACAGCCAGAGATAGATGCTGAGTACAAGCAAGAATCAGAGACTGAAATGAGCTCTGAAACTCTTGATAAGAAGCAAGAAGAGGAATCATCACATGAGTGCCAAGATCACTGCTTAACTCAGAAAGACTTGAGTATACAGGGAAATAGTACAGAAATTCAGAGCAGGCATGAAAATACAGGAAAGCCGGAACAAGAGTGTGAAGAAAACGAGTCTCTCACAGATCTCTCTATGGAAGGCTTAGATTCTCCTATGAAGTTTGTCAATGGCCTTGACAACCTGTCTTTGAAAGAGGAGGATGATgacaatgaagatgaggaagagctTGCTATGGACTTTTCAAAACTCCACTTGAGTGCCAGTGAATCAGACATGAGTACCATGGATGGCCTTCAGCCTGTTCCTAGCAAGACGTGTGAAGTATCTACAGATGACCCTGAAACAGCATTTTGTACTCTGGCGAACAGGGAAGAGCTGAACCCAGAGGAAGGTTCAATCCATCACTGTTTGTATCAATTTACCCGTAATGAAACACTTACCGAGACCAATAAACTACTGTGTGATGTGTGTACACAAAGGCGTTGTGGACCAAAGAACAACATAAAAAGTATGAcaaacttttttaaaagaaaactttaaatATATCCCTATGTGCTTCTTGAGTGGGTAAAGGTGGGGGGATTATCCCTGAAGTGGTATTTGTATAACTTTGCCTACTTTCATTCATCATATTAAAGGGAAATGCTCAGCTTCTCAGTTCTTGTAGTAGATGACATTGTAACAGTTTAAATAGTGAAAATAAATTCCTGCTGTAACATTTGTTTTGATATAAAACACTTGTTTTAATCttgctggtttttcttttctgcaggtGAAAAGAAGTTTATTTATACTAATGCCAAAAAGCAGATGCTCATCTCTCTAGCTCCTCCAATTTTAACCCTTCACTTAAAGAGGTTTCAGCATGTAAGTAGCAAGCTGATACATGTATATAGCCTCAAGtgaatatgtatatatgtgtacatATGCATGTTGTACTAGCTTAACTTGAAAACATGCTAAcgttacttttttttcctataaaactagtttggttttctttcccaaAGTTTGGCAGGCATTTGTGTGCGGCATTGTGTTTTGTGTTCTTCGAGGCATTGAGGAGTGTTTTTCTGAAAGAATATTCCCTTAATTAACTGGAAAACACTGTTTTGTGAGCATATTCACAACATATTCCCTCATTATTCTTACTGTTTACTGTATTAAGTGGAATCTTAGCATTAATGGTTTCCTACTATTACAGCTGTTCATGGGCTCATGCGTTTCAGTAAGTACAGGTAAATAGGATCCCTTACGAGTAACAAATAAGTAACAATTTAGCAGAAGTGGAAAAGAGGATTCTGAGCCTTGTGGGGGAGAAGGAAGCatgaaaggaaagcaaagtaATTTAAGTTTTATTTACAGACACTGACGTAAAGTCACTCACCTCTTTATTCCCAAATTGTAGAAAAATTTTTAACTCAGGCCTTTAGCTTTTCaagagagaaggaggaaaggaaagggaggcAGTACTGCCTCTTCTAAATTTAAACCCATTTGGTGTTTAGGTCAAGATACTTGAAAAATAAGGGAGGCAACTTTAATTAGATGAAAACCAATTTCATATAGAAAATGGAAATATGTAGCCTATTCCAAGAGACtgaaatatgaagaaaataacTTCTACCATcatctccttttgtttttatgTGATTATTACAATTATGTGATTATGGTGGGAGCACAATTTGCATCAGTTTGGATGCTCTAAGATCAGATCCTCAGGCATGTTCCAGTATCTGGGAAGCTAAGAGTTGTCCTCATAGTTACTGAAGTGCATTAGAGATGATTCTTTTTCCACTTTTGCTACCATTACGTTAATGTACGAGTGAGCTGAAGAGCCATCTTAACTTGTGCTCCAGTGCAGCATGTGGGAACAAGGAAATAATGCTGGAATACTGgacatcagagaaaaaaaagtttgcttTTTCCCGGTTTTGCGTAATGTAAAACTAATTTTGTATTGTTGAAACTTTAACCTGAAACATAGAGTAACTAAGCATGGTTTTAATATGCTCCATTTTAATATTATGGGGTTTTCCTCTACTTTGGTTGTTTAAGGCTGGATTTAATCTGCGGAAGGTTAACAGGCATATCAAGTTCCCAGAAGTGATAGACTTGGCTCCTTTCTGTACAGCTAAATGTAAAGTAAGTGGGAAAACAATCAGATTCTCCTTTCCCATGTTCTAATGTGCTTTCATAATAAAGCTGCATAGCAAAATCTTTGTAGAACGCTTATCAAGCCTGTTACTTTGTGTGATAACTTGTACTTCACTGCTCATAACTGTATTGCTTGCATGAATTTCTAATAACCGGTTTCCATTTCATCAGCAAACAAATCAAAGAGTTTACATTCTTCAAAACTCAGCACCTGGCTGACATAACCTGACAAACTTGTGGTTTTCTAGAATGTGGCTGAAGGGAATACAAAGGTCTTGTACTCTCTCTATGGAGTTGTCGAACACAGCGGAACAATGAGGTTTGGGCACTACACTGCCTATGTTAAAATGAGAGCTATGAACAGCCACCTCTCTGATCTTGTCCTTCGAGGACAATCTCAAGGTAAGtcattagaaatattttacaaattatcacaaaatggtttgggttggaaaaggccttaaagatcatgtagtTCCAACATCCTGCCATGGCAGATAAGTTCTCTGAGAAGggcaatgaagctggtgaaATCCtataaggagcagctgagagagctgggagggctcagcctggagaaaaggaggctcaggggagaccttaccAGTTTCcaaaactgcctgaaaggagggtggagccaggtgggggtcaggctctgctcccaggtaacaagtgacaggacaagaggaaatggcctcaagctgggccagggaaggttcaggttggacattaggaagacaTGAAGACAAAATggtggttaagcattggaaggggctgcccaagGATGTGGtgacatccccatccctggaggtgttcggGGAACAACCAGATGTAGCATTCAGTGCtgtggtctggttgacaaggcAGCGatcagtcacaggttggactcgatcttggaggtcttttccaactcagtgattctatgattgtacTCCATGATTCTTACTGAAGAGCACTAATAGAACTGATTGCTTCAATTCTTTGTAATAACTTTTACTCCtaaatttttcctttcacagCTTTAGAAACTGAGCCAGTCAAAGGTCAGTGGTTTCACATCAGCGATACACACGTACAACCTGTCTCTGTGTCCAAAGTGCTGAGCTCCCAAGCCTATCTTCTGTTCTATGAGCGGCTGCTGTAACTCTTCAGAAGAGCCTTCTTGTGTGTGCAGCCACCTTCTTCAGAGGTGTGAGAGAAGCAGACTTGCAAATCATGTTAACATGTTGGAGCTACTGTATAACAGGAATTCACTTTATGCATTTTAGACACACTGACAAGCAGTTAACTTATACTTTTTCCAGTGTTTCCACTACTTTTCAataaaaagtttttttcaaaattacagCTTGGAGTTTTTGGTGAGTAATTTGGGTAGATATAGATCTTGAGCAGCAGCTTTTTCACTTTAAAGCAACCAGCTCTACTTTTGAACTATAGTTAATCTTGGCTATCATGCGTTCCCATGTGTTTTTTAGACCTGGGTTCCAAGCATAAGAAGCTGTTTCTTCCTCCACAAGAGCCAAGACAATTGCAGCTTCAGCTCTCTTTCCACTATTGGTTTATGTCCAATAGAAGAGCCCTCAAGTTTCAAAATGTTCCAGGAATTCTTCTGCTGGTGCTTTGGCAAGGCTGAGTGCTTGGCTCACTCTTATTACAGGTAGTCCCACGTAGTCTTTCCACACAACAGGCATAAGACCAGTAGTCCTGCAGTGACTTGTAACTTTGAAGTTCTCCACAAGCTTCATGTTGACTTTCATGTAAATAAAATCTTGGCTCTGCCATGctagagcagcagctgcttacATTCAGTGCATTTTTTGCTACAACCTTACTAAGAAAATGGGCATCTTGTTCTTGTAACCCTTAGAGCCATCAGCGGTAGCCCTCGTGCAGCTGACTAAAGCAGTACGCCAACCCTTCTGAAAACGTGCTGAGTTTATTTTTCAGCCTCACCAACAACTGACTATTAAGCCAGCATTAATAGAGCAGCCTTATTTAGGCATAAGATAGTTCCAGACTTGATTTAGCCTTCCACTCCCTTCTGGTTGTGAGATAAGAGTAGTGCTGGCAAGAGTAGTAAAAGGATTAATTATTGAAGTGGCTTGGATTTCAAGCGCAGTTCTCCTTTCAAGCTACTTGGAGACACATAAGCTGTTTACTTCCCAAGATTAATCTTAACAGGGGGCTTCAGCTGAAAGATTCCAGCACTCTGCATCATGCTGGCTAGTGCTGctcagcatttatttttaaggtcATTAGAATGTGATGCAGTTCACTGCTGTCAGGCTGCCCTTTTGAGAGCATGGGGACTTAAAAGGGTGAGGAGAGAGatgtatgtaaaaaaaaaaaagaatcatagaatcatagaatggtttgtgttataaaggaccttaaagctcatccagttccaacccctgccatgcccTCCCACTAGATGAGGTTTTTCAGAGCCCTGTACAACCTGgtcttaaacacttccagggatgggccagccacagcttctctgggcaacctgtgtcatggcctcaccactctcacaggggAGGAGTTCTGTGTACCTACCGTAAATTTCCCCTATTTGAGTTTGAAggcattcccctttgtcctgtcactgtatTTCCTCATGcagagtccctctccagcttccctgtagccccttcagacactggaaggtgctgtgaggtctccacCCAACCTTCTCCAAGCAGAACAGCCCCAACTTTGCCCATCTCCATAGGGCAGGTGCTCGGTCCCCTTATCAACTTGGTaaccctcctctggactcgctcttAACAGTTCTTTGTCTTTCTTATGTTTGGGGCACCACATCTGTACACAGTGCTCCAAGTGGGGTCTCAGGAGAGGGGCTACTGAATGCAGGGACCACAGACCTGCTGCCAACACTTAATTATTTCGACATTCATTTGACTGTTTACACTCAAGTACTGGCCAAGGAGCACAAATAAGAGCACAAAGAGCCACAACAATTGTGGATTATGAGCTCCCTGTAGCAGGCTCATGGTCAGCCTCCCTGCACATTAAGTCTGTTGTGCCTGCAACAGGAATTGGTATGTGATCTCCCCCTCTTTATCTCAGCCCCTGAGAAGTTCTGCTTCCTTCCTCACCAGGAGAGTGTCAGGCAGCCAGCCAAGGGTCAGCCCATCACACCCACACAGTGTCATTTATCCCTACACATTCACAGATTGGGAACAACCATGTCATGCTGGCTCCAAATGAAGTAAGTCCACGCTTTAACAGTGAGTACGTTTATTGAGGTGTCTGAAGTTCTGCACTCCATTGGACACTGTTCATAATTTAAAGGCAAGAGCAAAACATTGTGACAGGCTCCAACTGGGATATTAAAAAACACACAAAGTCATGTCACTTAAGAAATAGTTAAACTGTTCAATCATTTTGGTCTTCATCCCAGTCTTTCTTTCCTGATGGAGGTTTTGGGCCAccagctggttttgccataaTGATCttgaagaaaacagagaaataaaaaaagctgATGTTAAAATCAGGCTCGTACCCTACTCTTAACAGCCACATGATGCTGACTGCTAGCATTCACTACATTCATGCAGTTTCCCCACTCTGAACCTAAGCCAGTAAATATTACTATGCATCTAACTGAGATATTaacaactttcttttttttctttagaatggTAGAAGCTGACCCCGATAcagtaaaaaaagtattttacttcatttttgcATGCAAAGTAAGACTTCAGTTAGTCTACAGAAAGTGAGTGCTTAAACAGACCAACA
Encoded here:
- the USP16 gene encoding ubiquitin carboxyl-terminal hydrolase 16 isoform X5, yielding MKHQDQIPTVWFSVWTTGECDRCYLCDNEVPYKTSTLLGQTVDFVRKQVGIDSSHAVEKQQENKEVENKKVEKDSKNEQEKEVSLKEENSHSAANGEVTVKGLSNLGNTCFFNAVMQNLSQTPVLRELLKEAKMPGTTVKIESPEICMEPQLIKLDQPGPLTLAMHQFMTEMQETKKGVVTPKELFAQVCKKAIRFKGYQPQDSHELLRYLLDGMRTEEIQQISVGILKAMSDSNKENEEELKKKIKEYEKKNGIRSFVDRIFGGELTSTIMCEECRTVSLVHEPFLDLSLPILDVQKVKITKRENIKENKEKESEDEEDKINDHYLKQKDEPPGISKHLQKKVKKQARKQAKSQRRQQKLQGKMLHLSDLCATEQPEIDAEYKQESETEMSSETLDKKQEEESSHECQDHCLTQKDLSIQGNSTEIQSRHENTGKPEQECEENESLTDLSMEGLDSPMKFVNGLDNLSLKEEDDDNEDEEELAMDFSKLHLSASESDMSTMDGLQPVPSKTCEVSTDDPETAFCTLANREELNPEEGSIHHCLYQFTRNETLTETNKLLCDVCTQRRCGPKNNIKSEKKFIYTNAKKQMLISLAPPILTLHLKRFQHAGFNLRKVNRHIKFPEVIDLAPFCTAKCKNVAEGNTKVLYSLYGVVEHSGTMRFGHYTAYVKMRAMNSHLSDLVLRGQSQALETEPVKGQWFHISDTHVQPVSVSKVLSSQAYLLFYERLL
- the USP16 gene encoding ubiquitin carboxyl-terminal hydrolase 16 isoform X1, which encodes MGKKRIKGKTAQSDESPDILKPVCKHIRKGLDQGHLRKALQSVEWHVCQDCKADSKTQEKAEEEETDEGTSIWLCLKCGHRGCDRNSPDQHALKHYETPRSDPHCLVLSLDNWRVWCYLCDNEVPYKTSTLLGQTVDFVRKQVGIDSSHAVEKQQENKEVENKKVEKDSKNEQEKEVSLKEENSHSAANGEVTVKGLSNLGNTCFFNAVMQNLSQTPVLRELLKEAKMPGTTVKIESPEICMEPQLIKLDQPGPLTLAMHQFMTEMQETKKGVVTPKELFAQVCKKAIRFKGYQPQDSHELLRYLLDGMRTEEIQQISVGILKAMSDSNKENEEELKKKIKEYEKKNGIRSFVDRIFGGELTSTIMCEECRTVSLVHEPFLDLSLPILDVQKVKITKRENIKENKEKESEDEEDKINDHYLKQKDEPPGISKHLQKKVKKQARKQAKSQRRQQKLQGKMLHLSDLCATEQPEIDAEYKQESETEMSSETLDKKQEEESSHECQDHCLTQKDLSIQGNSTEIQSRHENTGKPEQECEENESLTDLSMEGLDSPMKFVNGLDNLSLKEEDDDNEDEEELAMDFSKLHLSASESDMSTMDGLQPVPSKTCEVSTDDPETAFCTLANREELNPEEGSIHHCLYQFTRNETLTETNKLLCDVCTQRRCGPKNNIKSEKKFIYTNAKKQMLISLAPPILTLHLKRFQHAGFNLRKVNRHIKFPEVIDLAPFCTAKCKNVAEGNTKVLYSLYGVVEHSGTMRFGHYTAYVKMRAMNSHLSDLVLRGQSQALETEPVKGQWFHISDTHVQPVSVSKVLSSQAYLLFYERLL